From Daucus carota subsp. sativus chromosome 6, DH1 v3.0, whole genome shotgun sequence, the proteins below share one genomic window:
- the LOC108227587 gene encoding pentatricopeptide repeat-containing protein At5g15300 isoform X2, which produces MEKEGVRADNYTFPFVLKACAKLCWVNVGCGVHGKIVKHGFEWNKFSRNTLIYFHANCGDIGVAKRIFDESVERDVVSWSALTAGYARRGDLGVARKLFEEMPVKDLVSWNVMITGYVKRGEMGSARELFDEVPKRDVVTWNAMIAGYVVHGLHKKAFEMFDEMIGCGELPDDVTMLSLISSCAITGALDVGEKIHCSILDRCKGDMSIVTGNALIDMYAKCGNIEKATSVFRGMKDKLVSTWNSVIVGLAFHGHSEESIGFFKEMLRLNWRPNEITFIGVLIACSHAGKVGDGRRFFKLMQGVYNIEPNIKHYGCMVDMLGRAGLLDEAFGFIDSMDIEPNGIIWRTLLGACRVHNNVELAKRANDRLLKLRQDESGDYVLLSNVYASRGEWDGAERVRKLMDDSGVWKAPAFSSTDGDNRALMHFLLDSESHKDSQKHTL; this is translated from the coding sequence ATGGAAAAAGAAGGTGTTCGTGCTGATAATTATACGTTTCCTTTCGTGCTTAAGGCGTGTGCTAAGCTTTGTTGGGTTAATGTGGGGTGTGGGGTTCATGGGAAGATTGTGAAGCATGGTTTTGAGTGGAATAAGTTTTCGAGGAATacacttatttattttcatgCCAATTGTGGGGATATAGGGGTTGCGAAGAGGATttttgatgagtcggttgagaGGGATGTTGTTTCTTGGTCGGCTTTGACAGCGGGGTATGCGAGGAGAGGGGATTTGGGTGTGGCGAGGAAGCTTTTTGAGGAAATGCCAGTTAAGGATTTGGTTTCTTGGAATGTTATGATTACTGGCTATGTGAAGAGAGGTGAGATGGGAAGTGCGAGGGAATTATTTGATGAGGTGCCTAAACGGGATGTTGTTACTTGGAATGCTATGATTGCGGGATATGTTGTACATGGATTGCATAAGAAAGCGTTTGAGATGTTTGATGAGATGATAGGTTGTGGAGAGTTGCCTGATGATGTTACCATGTTGAGTCTTATAAGTTCGTGTGCCATCACAGGTGCATTAGATGTTGGAGAGAAGATACATTGCTCAATATTAGATAGGTGTAAGGGAGATATGAGCATTGTAACTGGGAATGCACTTATAGACATGTATGCAAAGTGTGGGAATATTGAAAAGGCGACTTCAGTGTTCCGAGGCATGAAGGATAAGCTTGTGTCAACATGGAACTCAGTAATTGTAGGATTAGCATTTCATGGTCATTCTGAGGAATCTATTGGCTTTTTTAAAGAGATGCTAAGATTGAATTGGAGACCTAATGAAATCACTTTTATCGGGGTCTTAATTGCTTGCAGTCATGCTGGGAAAGTTGGAGATGGACGCAGATTTTTTAAACTTATGCAAGGTGTGTATAATATTGAACCTAACATAAAACACTACGGGTGTATGGTAGATATGCTTGGCCGAGCTGGCCTACTGGATGAAGCATTTGGGTTTATCGATTCAATGGACATTGAACCGAATGGCATTATTTGGAGAACTCTGCTTGGAGCCTGCAGAGTTCATAACAATGTTGAACTAGCTAAACGTGCTAATGACCGTTTACTGAAATTGAGACAGGACGAGAGTGGTGACTATGTATTACTTTCAAACGTATATGCTTCACGAGGTGAGTGGGATGGAGCTGAGAGGGTCAGGAAATTGATGGATGATAGTGGTGTATGGAAAGCGCCTGCCTTTAGCTCGACTGACGGTGACAACAGAGCCCTTATGCATTTCTTACTAGACTCAGAATCTCATAAAGATTCACAGAAACACACTCTTTGA
- the LOC108227585 gene encoding pentatricopeptide repeat-containing protein At5g15280, mitochondrial — MKPTQLASNSSPLLYTTKTNTSAELKNATTLMIFRSGKLQKLYSNQVRNRFYTHPFSHYFFTTLAAAAASSPNLNNSHLDKSSDKSDKFSGIAKSVTLKCSHLWDDNKVSSLSLQDYLLNLSCVSPNTARRFLRFSRLKPQDVLEILLGFESDDGNFEHKVRKIESLWGIFKWASGQSGDFLHVSQSCKIMASMLVEARMFGDAEMLLEKVESPGILLDSREMFSNLIIGYVDTNEVKRAISVYDRMRGLGLVPSVRCYHGLLNKLIQLGETQLAFQLFVDMVQNESGFNIEGKRIYQKLIQMLCIEGKVQEARDLVKKIATDGLKPNALVLNAISSVYCDKKDYDDLLSFFAEIDCAPNVYCGNMVITSLCKSFGAEEAFLFMQELEFLGFFPDEITFGILIAWACHQSKLKDAFFYLSEILSRGLKPHIYSYNALIGGLFKEGMWNHAKEILSEMKDKDIGPELSTFRVLLAGFCRARQYDEVGLVVRDMESHGLVQLSPSEDLLSKAHLLLGFNPSSVKVRRDNDMGFSRTEFFDKIGNGLYLDTDIDKFENTTTKILDDTMIPDINNLVLRDFRPTNPKAMMLLVDDMLHWGQNLSLSVFSVIIESLCMSRCGIRPIANLLERFPKLLSQIDQEILNVLVQTLIKRGHTLNAKIIFDKMVQRRQKITNNTYTAILKGLCKVEGLGCIQQYWELARSDKWVPEDGDFKVLIGFLFQRKMLREALELFQTMMVACPNMQSDLCHDFLEYSCCAGFTLVGHALTEELSKQNFILDGVAYSHLFLGFCKEKRNAQACKLYDIILAKNFALKFDVLGVLIPELCRTRDFKKICNLREIILREQPLPSLAIYNLMNGYCNAGMVGEAANLLQYFLLKDLRPHDEVYNILLQGYCQNKNYQKVTELLGFVMRQSVTISTQSYRRLVSIMCREGRYTSAFNIKELMLKENESSHELIYNILIFYLFLSGNMKIVSLVLEEIQERGFQLEEATYNLVVYGLSSVKDVSCALDYLGIMMSKGIKPSNRCFRALIKCLCRCGELEKALKLSQEMESLGRFHASTIQYYIVEGLLSRGNLQEAVNFLDRMENKDLIPKNIVYDNIIKLLTCSGRPDKAIHLLDIMLRKGNVPSSTSYDCLIQCFIMCHKLNEALDLHSEMLHRKLYPSSNTWNSLIQKVCEYGKPEESEALLHSMVQMGEIPVRETYCTVIDRYCLEKNYKKASELLELMKQHGYKPEFETQWSLIRHLSSFTDKDKSKPRFLSRLLSDSGFVRKGIPEEK; from the coding sequence ATGAAGCCCACACAGCTAGCTTCAAACTCAAGTCCTCTGTTGTatacaacaaaaacaaacacaagTGCAGAGCTGAAGAATGCAACAACATTGATGATATTCAGAAGTGGCAAGCTTCAGAAACTCTACTCTAACCAGGTTCGTAATCGGTTTTATACCCACCCTTtttctcattatttttttactacatTAGCTGCTGCTGCTGCATCTTCACCTAATTTAAACAATTCCCACTTAGATAAATCTTCAGATAAGTCAGATAAGTTTTCTGGTATTGCAAAATCAGTGACATTGAAATGCTCACATCTCTGGGATGATAATAAAGTTTCGAGTTTATCTCTTCAAGATTATCTTCTTAATCTTTCTTGTGTATCCCCCAATACTGCCCGTAGATTTTTGAGGTTTTCGAGGTTAAAACCTCAGGATGTTCTTGAAATTTTACTGGGTTTTGAGAGTGATGATGGGAATTTTGAGCATAAAGTTagaaagattgaatctttatgGGGAATTTTCAAGTGGGCTAGTGGCCAAAGTGGGGATTTTTTACATGTTTCTCAGTCTTGTAAGATTATGGCTTCGATGCTTGTGGAGGCAAGAATGTTTGGGGATGCTGAAATGTTACTTGAGAAAGTTGAGAGTCCGGGAATTTTGTTGGATAGTCGAGAAATGTTCAGTAATTTGATTATTGGGTATGTAGATACTAATGAAGTGAAAAGGGCTATATCTGTTTATGATCGAATGAGGGGCTTAGGATTGGTTCCATCAGTGAGGTGTTATCATGGTCTTCTTAACAAATTGATTCAATTAGGTGAAACCCAGTTGGCATTTCAGTTGTTTGTTGATATGGTGCAGAATGAGTCGGGATTCAATATAGAAGGTAAGCGTATCTACCAGAAACTCATTCAGATGCTTTGCATAGAGGGAAAAGTTCAAGAAGCAAGAGACCTCGTAAAGAAGATTGCGACTGATGGATTGAAACCGAATGCATTAGTTCTTAATGCGATTTCCAGTGTGTACTGTGATAAGAAGGATTATGATGATCTTTTAAGCTTTTTTGCTGAAATCGATTGTGCACCAAATGTGTACTGTGGTAATATGGTCATTACTTCTTTGTGCAAAAGTTTTGGTGCAGAAGAAGCATTTTTATTTATGCAGGAATTGGAATTTTTAGGCTTCTTCCCTGATGAAATAACATTTGGCATCTTGATAGCATGGGCTTGTCATCAAAGTAAATTAAAGGATGCTTTCTTTTACCTCTCAGAGATTCTGTCCAGGGGATTAAAACCTCATATATATTCCTACAATGCTCTTATTGGTGGGCTATTCAAAGAGGGCATGTGGAATCATGCCAAAGAGATTCTCAGCGAAATGAAAGATAAAGACATAGGACCTGAGTTGTCAACCTTCAGAGTTCTTCTTGCAGGTTTCTGTAGAGCTAGACAATACGATGAAGTGGGATTGGTGGTTAGGGACATGGAAAGCCATGGATTGGTTCAACTCTCACCTTCAGAAGATTTACTATCAAAAGCGCATTTGTTACTGGGGTTTAATCCATCCTCCGTGAAAGTGAGAAGGGATAATGATATGGGTTTCTCAAGAACAgagttttttgataaaataggCAATGGGCTATATTTGGATACAGATATCGATAAATTTGAGAACACTACAACTAAAATTCTTGACGATACCATGATTCCTGACATAAACAATTTAGTGTTAAGGGACTTTCGTCCTACAAATCCTAAAGCCATGATGTTGTTGGTAGACGATATGCTTCACTGGGGGCAAAACCTATCTTTGTCTGTCTTTTCAGTAATAATAGAAAGCCTTTGTATGTCTCGTTGCGGCATCAGACCAATAGCAAATCTTTTGGAAAGATTTCCAAAGCTGTTAAGCCAGATTGACCAGGAAATTCTTAATGTTCTTGTTCAAACACTCATCAAAAGAGGACATACATTAAATGCAAAGatcatttttgataaaatggtCCAAAGGCGTCAAAAAATCACAAATAACACTTACACTGCTATTTTGAAGGGATTGTGCAAAGTTGAAGGCTTGGGATGCATCCAGCAGTATTGGGAACTGGCGAGATCTGATAAGTGGGTGCCTGAGGATGGGGATTTTAAAGTACTTATAGGTTTCCTCTTCCAACGGAAGATGCTCAGGGAAGCACTAGAGCTTTTCCAGACCATGATGGTGGCTTGCCCAAATATGCAATCGGATCTTTGTCATGATTTTCTTGAATATTCTTGTTGTGCAGGTTTTACACTAGTTGGACATGCTTTGACAGAAGAACTGTCAAAGCAAAACTTTATCTTGGATGGTGTTGCTTACAGCCATTTATTTTTAGGCTTTTGCAAGGAGAAGAGAAATGCGCAAGCCTGTAAGCTCTATGATATAATACTTGCTAAAAACTTCGCTCTAAAGTTTGATGTTCTTGGTGTGTTAATTCCTGAGCTGTGCCGGACAAGGGATTTCAAGAAAATATGTAATTTGAGAGAGATTATCTTGAGAGAGCAGCCTTTACCGTCTCTTGCCATCTATAATCTAATGAATGGGTATTGTAACGCAGGGATGGTTGGAGAAGCAGCCAAtttactccaatattttttgttaaaggATCTACGCCCACATGATGAAGTCTATAACATACTTCTTCAAGGGTATTGTCAGAATAAGAACTACCAGAAAGTCACTGAATTACTCGGTTTTGTAATGAGACAGAGTGTAACCATCTCAACTCAGAGTTACCGGAGATTAGTATCTATCATGTGTAGGGAGGGGAGATACACTTCTGCATTTAACATAAAAGAGTTAATGCTCAAGGAAAATGAAAGTTCGCATGAGTTGATATATAACATTCTGATATTCTATCTTTTCTTGTCTGGAAATATGAAGATTGTAAGTTTAGTGTTAGAAGAAATTCAGGAAAGGGGTTTTCAACTCGAGGAGGCCACATACAATCTTGTGGTCTATGGATTATCCAGCGTTAAAGATGTGTCATGTGCTCTTGATTATTTGGGTATCATGATGTCGAAAGGAATCAAACCGAGTAATCGTTGTTTTAGAGCACTAATAAAGTGCCTCTGTAGATGTGGGGAGCTTGAGAAAGCATTGAAGTTGAGCCAAGAAATGGAGTCACTTGGTCGGTTTCATGCTTCAACCATTCAGTATTACATTGTGGAAGGTCTTCTAAGCCGTGGTAATCTCCAAGAGGCAGTAAACTTCTTAGACAGGATGGAAAATAAAGATCTGATTccaaaaaatattgtttatgaTAATATAATCAAGCTTCTCACGTGTTCTGGGAGGCCAGACAAGGCAATTCATCTTCTTGACATAATGTTGAGGAAAGGAAACGTCCCAAGTTCTACCAGTTATGATTGTCTAATACAGTGTTTTATTATGTGTCACAAATTGAATGAAGCCCTGGATTTACATAGTGAAATGTTGCATAGAAAACTATATCCAAGCTCCAACACATGGAACTCCCTTATTCAAAAAGTCTGTGAATATGGAAAACCAGAAGAATCAGAAGCGCTACTTCATTCCATGGTCCAGATGGGTGAAATTCCAGTCAGGGAGACTTACTGCACTGTAATTGATAGGTACTGCTTGGAGAAGAACTACAAGAAGGCATCAGAGCTTTTGGAATTAATGAAACAACATGGTTATAAGCCGGAGTTTGAGACTCAGTGGTCTTTGATCCGACATTTAAGCTCTTTTACAGACAAGGATAAAAGCAAACCTCGCTTTCTGTCCAGGCTTCTTTCTGACAGTGGATTTGTGAGGAAGGGGATCCCCGAAGAAAAATAA
- the LOC108227587 gene encoding pentatricopeptide repeat-containing protein At5g15300 isoform X1, protein MIRNRSSGSSNNLKLWGKCKNFETLKQAHAYMIINGFNSDRSALREIIYVSAVALRSTIHYAHQLFVRITEPDQYMWNTMMRGSAQSPNPFLAVSLYTQMEKEGVRADNYTFPFVLKACAKLCWVNVGCGVHGKIVKHGFEWNKFSRNTLIYFHANCGDIGVAKRIFDESVERDVVSWSALTAGYARRGDLGVARKLFEEMPVKDLVSWNVMITGYVKRGEMGSARELFDEVPKRDVVTWNAMIAGYVVHGLHKKAFEMFDEMIGCGELPDDVTMLSLISSCAITGALDVGEKIHCSILDRCKGDMSIVTGNALIDMYAKCGNIEKATSVFRGMKDKLVSTWNSVIVGLAFHGHSEESIGFFKEMLRLNWRPNEITFIGVLIACSHAGKVGDGRRFFKLMQGVYNIEPNIKHYGCMVDMLGRAGLLDEAFGFIDSMDIEPNGIIWRTLLGACRVHNNVELAKRANDRLLKLRQDESGDYVLLSNVYASRGEWDGAERVRKLMDDSGVWKAPAFSSTDGDNRALMHFLLDSESHKDSQKHTL, encoded by the coding sequence ATGATAAGAAACCGGAGTAGCGGGAGTTCAAACAATTTAAAACTATGGGGAAAATGCAAGAACTTCGAAACTTTGAAACAAGCTCACGCTTATATGATCATTAATGGTTTTAATTCTGATCGTTCTGCGCTCAGAGAGATTATTTATGTTTCTGCTGTTGCTTTGAGGAGTACAATACACTATGCACACCAACTGTTTGTTAGAATTACTGAGCCAGATCAGTATATGTGGAACACTATGATGAGGGGGTCAGCTCAAAGCCCTAACCCTTTTTTGGCTGTTTCGCTGTATACCCAGATGGAAAAAGAAGGTGTTCGTGCTGATAATTATACGTTTCCTTTCGTGCTTAAGGCGTGTGCTAAGCTTTGTTGGGTTAATGTGGGGTGTGGGGTTCATGGGAAGATTGTGAAGCATGGTTTTGAGTGGAATAAGTTTTCGAGGAATacacttatttattttcatgCCAATTGTGGGGATATAGGGGTTGCGAAGAGGATttttgatgagtcggttgagaGGGATGTTGTTTCTTGGTCGGCTTTGACAGCGGGGTATGCGAGGAGAGGGGATTTGGGTGTGGCGAGGAAGCTTTTTGAGGAAATGCCAGTTAAGGATTTGGTTTCTTGGAATGTTATGATTACTGGCTATGTGAAGAGAGGTGAGATGGGAAGTGCGAGGGAATTATTTGATGAGGTGCCTAAACGGGATGTTGTTACTTGGAATGCTATGATTGCGGGATATGTTGTACATGGATTGCATAAGAAAGCGTTTGAGATGTTTGATGAGATGATAGGTTGTGGAGAGTTGCCTGATGATGTTACCATGTTGAGTCTTATAAGTTCGTGTGCCATCACAGGTGCATTAGATGTTGGAGAGAAGATACATTGCTCAATATTAGATAGGTGTAAGGGAGATATGAGCATTGTAACTGGGAATGCACTTATAGACATGTATGCAAAGTGTGGGAATATTGAAAAGGCGACTTCAGTGTTCCGAGGCATGAAGGATAAGCTTGTGTCAACATGGAACTCAGTAATTGTAGGATTAGCATTTCATGGTCATTCTGAGGAATCTATTGGCTTTTTTAAAGAGATGCTAAGATTGAATTGGAGACCTAATGAAATCACTTTTATCGGGGTCTTAATTGCTTGCAGTCATGCTGGGAAAGTTGGAGATGGACGCAGATTTTTTAAACTTATGCAAGGTGTGTATAATATTGAACCTAACATAAAACACTACGGGTGTATGGTAGATATGCTTGGCCGAGCTGGCCTACTGGATGAAGCATTTGGGTTTATCGATTCAATGGACATTGAACCGAATGGCATTATTTGGAGAACTCTGCTTGGAGCCTGCAGAGTTCATAACAATGTTGAACTAGCTAAACGTGCTAATGACCGTTTACTGAAATTGAGACAGGACGAGAGTGGTGACTATGTATTACTTTCAAACGTATATGCTTCACGAGGTGAGTGGGATGGAGCTGAGAGGGTCAGGAAATTGATGGATGATAGTGGTGTATGGAAAGCGCCTGCCTTTAGCTCGACTGACGGTGACAACAGAGCCCTTATGCATTTCTTACTAGACTCAGAATCTCATAAAGATTCACAGAAACACACTCTTTGA
- the LOC108227586 gene encoding CSC1-like protein HYP1, producing the protein MILSALLTTVGINIGLCVLFFTLYSVLRKQPGNASVYAPRLVAEGKMLRSDFNLERLLPSASWVKKAWQTSEEELLSLSGLDGVVFMRIFEFSIKVFSFAMIFGIILLPINYVGNQLTMDYMDLPNKSLESFSISNVNDGSNRLWIHFSVAYIFTGFVCYLLYSEFKYISSKRIACFNSSEPKVHHFSVLVRGIPVSSGISFSESVENFFTLYYPSTYISHVIVRRTSKLQKLISDADDLSKRLLQMKSASYTQQRVGRASFLGRKVDLVDHYEKKLEDLVENVRMEQTLITGQEVPAAFVSFKSRFGAAIVLHVKQGINPTEWNTEAAPEPQDVYWPFFSASFTQRWILKYVAIAACIVLVVLFFGPVVLVQSLTHLDQLETWFPFLKGILRVTFVSQVITGYLPSLILQLFQHYVPPAMIMLSSIQGYIARSHIEKSACYKILFFTIWNVFFVNVLSGSVLYQANVFLELKNIPSVLAVAVPGQAEFFIAYVVTTGWTNTSSELFQMFSLIWSFIKRKILGRADDKLVVPSANYFSKIPKILLFGLFGITYLFLAPLILPFLLIHFCLGYIVYRNQLLTVYSPKYDSNGKFWPIVHNSTIFSLVLMHIIAIGIFGLKKMPLASGFMIPLPVMTLLFNNYCQRRFIPLFKSYPAECLIKKDRDDQSSGTMDAFYERLATAYRDPALAPIHTLGISDGRNAPLLQATEV; encoded by the exons ATGATTCTTTCTGCTCTATTAACAACTGTTGGGATCAATATTGGTCTCTGCGTTTTGTTTTTCACCTTATATTCTGTATTGAGAAAACAACCGGGTAATGCCTCCGTTTATGCACCACGTTTGGTTGCTGAAGGAAAAATGCTTAGAAGCGATTTCAACCTGGAAAGGTTATTACCTTCAGCTAGTTGGGTGAAAAAGGCATGGCAGACATCGGAAGAAGAACTTCTGTCACTCTCAGGCTTGGATGGTGTTGTCTTCATGCGTATTTTTGAATTCAG CATAAAAGTTTTCTCTTTTGCCATGATCTTTGGAATTATTCTTCTTCCTATCAACTACGTGGGGAATCAGTTAACAATGGATTACATGGACCTGCCAAAtaagtctctggaatcatttaGTATTTCAAATGTTAACGATGGATCAAACAG GTTATGGATTCACTTTTCAGTTGCTTATATTTTCACTGGATTCGTCTGCTATCTCCTTTACTCT GAATTCAAGTACATCTCTTCAAAACGGATAGCTTGCTTTAATTCATCCGAGCCTAAGGTTCATCACTTTTCTGTATTAGTTCGAGGCATCCCTGTTTCATCCGGCATCAGCTTCAGTGAAAGCGTTGAGAATTTTTTCACGCTGTACTACCCTTCTACATATATTTCACATGTTATCGTTCGTCGAACAAGTAAACTTCAAAAGTTAATT aGTGATGCAGATGATTTGTCTAAAAGGCTTCTTCAAATGAAATCAGCAAGCTACACTCAGCAAAGAGTTGGTCGTGCTAGCTTTTTAGGACGCAAAGTTGATCTTGTGGATCACTATGAAAAAAAACTGGAGGATCTGGTAGAAAATGTCAGAATGGAGCAAACTTTAATTACTGGACAG gaAGTCCCGGCAGCATTTGTTTCTTTTAAGTCACGATTTGGTGCTGCAATTGTTTTACACGTCAAGCAAGGTATAAATCCTACAGAATGGAATACTGAGGCAGCCCCTGAGCCCCAAGATGTGTACTGGCCCTTCTTTTCTGCATCATTCACGCAAAGATggattttgaaatatgtggctaTTGCTGCATGTATTGTTCTTGTAGTTCTGTTCTTTGGACCCGTTGTTTTGGTACAAAGTCTTACTCATTTAGATCAGTTGGAGACTTGGTTCCCTTTTCTGAAAGGCATACTGAGAGT GACATTTGTTAGTCAAGTTATTAccggatatcttccaagtctcATTCTGCAGCTGTTTCAGCATTATGTGCCTCCCGCGATGATAATGCTTTCCTCCATTCAAGGATATATCGCCCGTAGTCATATAGAGAAGAGTGCATGCTATAAGATACTCTTTTTTACCATATGGAATGTTTTCTTTGTAAATGTCCTGTCAGGATCTGTTCTATACCAGGCTAACGTCTTCCTGGAGCTTAAGAATATTCCATCTGTTTTAGCTGTTGCTGTTCCAGGACAG GCTGAGTTCTTTATTGCATATGTTGTGACGACTGGCTGGACAAACACATCCTCAGAACTCTTTCAGATGTTTAGCCTGATTTGGAGTTTCATTAAAAGAAAAATCCTGGGAAGAGCGGATGATAAGTTGGTGGTCCCTTCAGCTAATTACTTTAGCAAAATTCCTAAAATTCTCCTTTTTGGACTATTTGGTATAACATACCTTTTCCTCGCCCCCCTAATTCTGCCATTTCTCCTGATTCACTTCTGTCTGGGCTACATCGTCTATCGCAACCAG CTTTTGACAGTATATTCACCCAAATATGATAGTAACGGGAAGTTTTGGCCTATAGTGCATAATTCGACCATTTTTTCCTTGGTACTAATGCACATAATCGCCATTGGTATATTTGGGCTAAAGAAAATGCCCCTGGCTTCTGGCTTCATGATTCCCCTTCCAGTCATGACTCTTTTATTCAACAACTATTGCCAGAGAAGGTTCATTCCATTGTTCAAGTCTTATCCTGCTGAG